Genomic segment of Citrus sinensis cultivar Valencia sweet orange chromosome 7, DVS_A1.0, whole genome shotgun sequence:
ttattattagttatttaggCAGATTTTTACTTTAGCTATCATGTGTgtatccaatttttttaaaaatgaaattacaatCTGCCTAAcacaaaaaatttacaatcaaCAGGGTTAACGATATTTAAGATTGACATAATTATATCATTGCGCGCATGTATAGCTCAGAACCCTACGCccaaataaaatagaatctATAATGATATAGAAAATTCAATGAGATACCATTAGTTTAAACATATCCTCAACTCACAagtagtttatttttcttgggtTTGCCCTccttgtttttctctttatcttcaatttttcttccTCGTGAATTTTCTAGTTTGAAATCTACTTTCACGCGTATTAGAAATAAGAAACTTGTTTTATGACTTTCACCAAGCATAGATATGCTGTTTTCCCAGCATATAATTTAAGACGTGTGTATTCCGAAAATGCATTCAATATTTGACCAAAAGAGATATGCAATATTGACGTTTCATTTTCCATTAGAATATCGTAACGaatgaattaaaaagttatgTATTACCCAAATGCAAGGCTAACATATGTAACTGAAAGATATAATGACATTTAGAAATGATATTACGTAAGCAGGGTGAAGTAGTAAAAGATTGGCGTGAAATAGTGACGTATTTCTCATTCCCAAAGCAAAGCCGAGATTACTCACGTTGGCCGGACAAGCCAGAAGGCTGGATGGAAGTAACAAAAGAATACAGTGACAAATTAATGGGAGTGGCGTGCAAGCTTCTGGAAGTTTTATCAGAGGCAATGGGATTGGAGAAGGAAGCTTTGACCAAAGCATGTGTGGACATGGACCAAAAGATTGTTGTCAATTACTATCCAAAATGCCCACAACCCGACCTCACTCTCGGACTCAAACGCCACACGGATCCGGGAACCATCACACTCTTGCTCCAAGATCAAGTTGGTGGCCTCCAGGCTACCAAGGATAATGGTAAGACGTGGATCACCGTTCAACCTATTGAAGGTGCTTTTGTGGTCAATCTGGGTGATCATGGTCATGTAAGTATATATGCTAACACTGCTcttatatttctctttctctttattttattttattgtttttgtctGAACCACGATGTGGTCCTGAGTAGGCTTTAACTatgggaggcacctttaagctcATACCACAACCTAGACTAATACCCGGTCGCACCAGATCGGCTCTTAAGGAGTAAAGTATTGGTCATAGTGGTGACTCCATACAAGAGCGGGGCTTGAACCCCTGGCCTCTCTTAAGGAGTGAGAATACCAAACCACTCATACCAACTAATTTTagtttctctttctctttattaacacacacatacaaattaattaagcactaataattaatgaaaatatcgCTAACATTTAAAGCACTGATTTTGTATCCATTTTgccataattaaattttatgtacaATTTGTCGGTGATGAGCAGATGGTCCACTTTTTAGCCAAATCTTTAATGAGGGATGTACAATATAATTTGCAATTTGCTTTAGtcttgaaaatgaaaggaaaagtAAGTAGACCAATTGCAATGACTAGCATATTCATTGAATCTGAAAATTGAAGTTGTCTCACGAATGTGATAgtcatacatatacatatacatatacaaactaattatttatgatgATCAGTATCTGAGCAATGGGAGGTTTAAGAACGCGGATCACCAAGCAGTGGTGAACTCAAACAGCAGCAGATTATCGATTGCTACATTCCAAAACCCAGCACCAGAGGCAACAGTGTATCC
This window contains:
- the LOC102617426 gene encoding naringenin,2-oxoglutarate 3-dioxygenase-like isoform X1; amino-acid sequence: MAPSTLTALAGEKTLNPSFVRFQDERPKVAYNEFSNEIPVISLAGIDDVGGKRAEICKKIVEACEDWGIFQVVDHGVDAKLISDMTRLATEFFALPPEEKLKFDMSGGKKGGFIVSSHLQQGEVVKDWREIVTYFSFPKQSRDYSRWPDKPEGWMEVTKEYSDKLMGVACKLLEVLSEAMGLEKEALTKACVDMDQKIVVNYYPKCPQPDLTLGLKRHTDPGTITLLLQDQVGGLQATKDNGKTWITVQPIEGAFVVNLGDHGHYLSNGRFKNADHQAVVNSNSSRLSIATFQNPAPEATVYPLKIREGEKPVLEEPIPFSEMYRRKMSKDLELARLKKLANEKKQYSEKAKLDAKPIEEILA
- the LOC102617426 gene encoding naringenin,2-oxoglutarate 3-dioxygenase-like; the encoded protein is MAPSTLTALAGEKTLNPSFVRFQDERPKVAYNEFSNEIPVISLAGIDDVGGKRAEICKKIVEACEDWGIFQVVDHGVDAKLISDMTRLATEFFALPPEEKLKFDMSGGKKGGFIVSSHLQGEVVKDWREIVTYFSFPKQSRDYSRWPDKPEGWMEVTKEYSDKLMGVACKLLEVLSEAMGLEKEALTKACVDMDQKIVVNYYPKCPQPDLTLGLKRHTDPGTITLLLQDQVGGLQATKDNGKTWITVQPIEGAFVVNLGDHGHYLSNGRFKNADHQAVVNSNSSRLSIATFQNPAPEATVYPLKIREGEKPVLEEPIPFSEMYRRKMSKDLELARLKKLANEKKQYSEKAKLDAKPIEEILA